A section of the Lepus europaeus isolate LE1 chromosome 19, mLepTim1.pri, whole genome shotgun sequence genome encodes:
- the TCF25 gene encoding ribosome quality control complex subunit TCF25 isoform X2: MALGNKARAQHGSTEPRRDAEVAKAVPPEQSHASSKLRKKKKKQKNKKTGTGETSENGLEDIDRILERIEDSSGLNRPGPPLLSSKKHVLYVEHRHLNPDTELKRYFGARAVLGEQRPRQRQRVYPKCTWLTTPKSTWPRYSKPGLSMRLLESKKGLSFFAFEHNEEYQQAQHKFLLAVESMEPNNIVVLLQTSPYHVDSLLQLSDACRFQEDQEMARDLVERALYSMECAFHPLFSLTSGACRLDYRRPENRSFYLALYKQMSFLEKRGCPRTALEYCKLILSLEPDEDPLCMLLLIDHLALRARNYEYLIRLFQEWEAHRNLSQLPNFAFSVPLAYFLLSQQTELPEHELTSAREKASLLIQQALTMFPGVLMPLLEYCSVRPDATVVNHRFFGPDAEISQPPALRQLVSLYLGRSHFLWKEPATMSWLEENVREVLQAVDTGDPAVEICESRRKVLYQRAPRNIHRHVILSEIKGAVAALPPDVTTQSVMGFDPLPPLDTISSYARPERLSPVSHGNTIALFFRSLLPNYTMEGERPEEGVAGGLNRNQGLNRLMLAVRDMMANFHFNDLEAPREDNPEGEGEWG; encoded by the exons ATGGCATTGGGGAACAAAGCAAGGGCTCAACACGGAAGCACAGAGCCCAGAAGAGATGCGGAAGTGGCCAAGGCAGTGCCTCCAGAGCAG TCTCATGCAAGTAGCAAACTccgaaagaagaaaaagaaacagaaaaataagaaaaccgGCACAGGAGAGACTTCG GAAAATGGACTGGAGGATATCGACCGCATCTTAGAGAGGATTGAGGAcagcagtgggttaaaccgcccAGGGCCCCCTCTCCTGAGCTCCAAGAAGCACGTCCTGTACGTGGAGCACAG ACACTTGAATCCAGACACAGAGTTGAAAAGGTATTTTGGTGCTCGCGCAGTGCTGGGTGAACAAAG gccacggcagagacaGCGTGTGTACCCCAAGTGTACGTGGCTGACGACCCCCAAGAGCACCTGGCCCCGGTATAGCAAACCAG GTCTGTCCATGCGGCTGTTGGAGTCGAAGAAAGGCCTTTCCTTCTTTGCCTTTGAGCACAATGAGGAGTACCAGCAGGCACAGCACAAGTTCCTGCTGGCCGTGGAGTCCATGGAGCCGAACAACATTGTG gtcCTGCTGCAGACCAGCCCCTACCACGTGGACTCCCTCCTGCAGCTCAGCGACGCCTGCCGCTTTCAGGAGGATCAGGAGATGGCGCGAGACCTTGTCG AGAGAGCGCTGTACAGCATGGAGTGTGCATTCCACCCCTTGTTCAGTCTCACCAGCGGGGCTTGCCGGCTGGACTACCGCAGACCTGAGAACAG gagcttctacctGGCCCTCTACAAGCAGATGAGCTTCCTAGAGAAACGAGGCTGCCCACGTACTGCACTGGAGTACTGCAAGCTCATTCTGAG cctggagccagacgAGGACCCACTGTGCATGCTGCTGCTGATCGACCACTTGGCCCTGCGGGCCCGCAACTATGAGTACTTGATCCGCCTCTTCCAGGAGTGGGAG GCTCATCGAAACCTGTCCCAGCTGCCAAATTTTGCCTTCTCTGTTCCGTTGGCGTATTTCCTGCTGAGTCAGCAAACAGAGCTCCCGGAGCACGAGCTCACCTCGGCCAGGGAAAAGGCCTCCCTCTTGATCCAGCAGGCACTCACCATGTTCCCTGGAG TCCTCATGCCTTTGCTGGAGTATTGCAGCGTGCGGCCTGATGCCACTGTCGTGAATCACCGCTTCTTCGGACCTGATGCGGAAATAAG TCAGCCGCCCGCCCTGCGCCAGCTGGTGAGCCTGTATCTCGGGCGGTCACATTTCCTCTGGAAAGAACCTGCCACCATGAGCTGGCTGGAGGAGAACGTCCGTGAAGTTCTGCAGGCGGTGGACACTGGGGACCCTGCCGTGGAGATCTGTGAGAGCAG GCGGAAGGTGCTGTACCAGCGTGCACCCCGAAACATCCACCGCCACGTGATCCTCTCCGAGATCAAGGGGGCTGTTGCCGCCCTGCCCCCG GATGTGACCACACAGTCTGTGATGGGCTTTGACCCTCTGCCTCCCCTGGACACCATCTCCTCCTACGCCAGACCCGAGAG GCTAAGTCCTGTCAGCCATGGAAACACAATCGCCCtcttcttcaggtccctgttgCCAAATTACACCATGGAG GGGGAGAGGCCAGAGGAAGGAGTTGCTGGGGGTCTGAACCGCAACCAGGGCTTGAACAGGCTGATGCTGGCCGTGCGCGACATGATGGCCAACTTCCACTTCAATGACCTGGAGGCACCGCGAGAGGACAACcccgagggggagggggagtggggctGA
- the TCF25 gene encoding ribosome quality control complex subunit TCF25 isoform X1, which yields MSRRALRRLRGEQRGQEPLGPEALRFDLGEDDDAEEGPKRKPGGRRPGGAGKEGVRVNNRFELIHIEDLEDDPVGNGDRSGCALADSMALGNKARAQHGSTEPRRDAEVAKAVPPEQSHASSKLRKKKKKQKNKKTGTGETSENGLEDIDRILERIEDSSGLNRPGPPLLSSKKHVLYVEHRHLNPDTELKRYFGARAVLGEQRPRQRQRVYPKCTWLTTPKSTWPRYSKPGLSMRLLESKKGLSFFAFEHNEEYQQAQHKFLLAVESMEPNNIVVLLQTSPYHVDSLLQLSDACRFQEDQEMARDLVERALYSMECAFHPLFSLTSGACRLDYRRPENRSFYLALYKQMSFLEKRGCPRTALEYCKLILSLEPDEDPLCMLLLIDHLALRARNYEYLIRLFQEWEAHRNLSQLPNFAFSVPLAYFLLSQQTELPEHELTSAREKASLLIQQALTMFPGVLMPLLEYCSVRPDATVVNHRFFGPDAEISQPPALRQLVSLYLGRSHFLWKEPATMSWLEENVREVLQAVDTGDPAVEICESRRKVLYQRAPRNIHRHVILSEIKGAVAALPPDVTTQSVMGFDPLPPLDTISSYARPERLSPVSHGNTIALFFRSLLPNYTMEGERPEEGVAGGLNRNQGLNRLMLAVRDMMANFHFNDLEAPREDNPEGEGEWG from the exons ATGTCGCGCCGGGCCCTCCGGAGGCTGAGGGGGGAACAGCGCGGCCAGGAACCCCTGGGGCCCGAAGCCCTGCGGTTCGACCTCGGTGAGGACGATGACGCGGAAGAAGGGCCAAAACGGAAACCGGGTGGCCGGCGCCCTGGGGGCGCAGGGAAGGAGGGCGTCCGAGTCAACAACCGGTTCGAGTTG ATCCACATTGAGGACCTGGAGGATGATCCCGTGGGAAACGGAGACAGGTCTGGCTGTGCCCTGGCAGACTCCATGGCATTGGGGAACAAAGCAAGGGCTCAACACGGAAGCACAGAGCCCAGAAGAGATGCGGAAGTGGCCAAGGCAGTGCCTCCAGAGCAG TCTCATGCAAGTAGCAAACTccgaaagaagaaaaagaaacagaaaaataagaaaaccgGCACAGGAGAGACTTCG GAAAATGGACTGGAGGATATCGACCGCATCTTAGAGAGGATTGAGGAcagcagtgggttaaaccgcccAGGGCCCCCTCTCCTGAGCTCCAAGAAGCACGTCCTGTACGTGGAGCACAG ACACTTGAATCCAGACACAGAGTTGAAAAGGTATTTTGGTGCTCGCGCAGTGCTGGGTGAACAAAG gccacggcagagacaGCGTGTGTACCCCAAGTGTACGTGGCTGACGACCCCCAAGAGCACCTGGCCCCGGTATAGCAAACCAG GTCTGTCCATGCGGCTGTTGGAGTCGAAGAAAGGCCTTTCCTTCTTTGCCTTTGAGCACAATGAGGAGTACCAGCAGGCACAGCACAAGTTCCTGCTGGCCGTGGAGTCCATGGAGCCGAACAACATTGTG gtcCTGCTGCAGACCAGCCCCTACCACGTGGACTCCCTCCTGCAGCTCAGCGACGCCTGCCGCTTTCAGGAGGATCAGGAGATGGCGCGAGACCTTGTCG AGAGAGCGCTGTACAGCATGGAGTGTGCATTCCACCCCTTGTTCAGTCTCACCAGCGGGGCTTGCCGGCTGGACTACCGCAGACCTGAGAACAG gagcttctacctGGCCCTCTACAAGCAGATGAGCTTCCTAGAGAAACGAGGCTGCCCACGTACTGCACTGGAGTACTGCAAGCTCATTCTGAG cctggagccagacgAGGACCCACTGTGCATGCTGCTGCTGATCGACCACTTGGCCCTGCGGGCCCGCAACTATGAGTACTTGATCCGCCTCTTCCAGGAGTGGGAG GCTCATCGAAACCTGTCCCAGCTGCCAAATTTTGCCTTCTCTGTTCCGTTGGCGTATTTCCTGCTGAGTCAGCAAACAGAGCTCCCGGAGCACGAGCTCACCTCGGCCAGGGAAAAGGCCTCCCTCTTGATCCAGCAGGCACTCACCATGTTCCCTGGAG TCCTCATGCCTTTGCTGGAGTATTGCAGCGTGCGGCCTGATGCCACTGTCGTGAATCACCGCTTCTTCGGACCTGATGCGGAAATAAG TCAGCCGCCCGCCCTGCGCCAGCTGGTGAGCCTGTATCTCGGGCGGTCACATTTCCTCTGGAAAGAACCTGCCACCATGAGCTGGCTGGAGGAGAACGTCCGTGAAGTTCTGCAGGCGGTGGACACTGGGGACCCTGCCGTGGAGATCTGTGAGAGCAG GCGGAAGGTGCTGTACCAGCGTGCACCCCGAAACATCCACCGCCACGTGATCCTCTCCGAGATCAAGGGGGCTGTTGCCGCCCTGCCCCCG GATGTGACCACACAGTCTGTGATGGGCTTTGACCCTCTGCCTCCCCTGGACACCATCTCCTCCTACGCCAGACCCGAGAG GCTAAGTCCTGTCAGCCATGGAAACACAATCGCCCtcttcttcaggtccctgttgCCAAATTACACCATGGAG GGGGAGAGGCCAGAGGAAGGAGTTGCTGGGGGTCTGAACCGCAACCAGGGCTTGAACAGGCTGATGCTGGCCGTGCGCGACATGATGGCCAACTTCCACTTCAATGACCTGGAGGCACCGCGAGAGGACAACcccgagggggagggggagtggggctGA